The Streptomyces sp. NBC_01689 genome includes a window with the following:
- a CDS encoding PP2C family protein-serine/threonine phosphatase: MGDLSRYQAVWLDVRRRDPVLLSPLALTAVIGFLTVLTPHDVPFSRLLPAAPALAASVWSVRATLALGLICLLPVIGYALVLSDMTTLYTAGAIGAVTLAAVYASHLRLQREHTLAQVRAVADATQEVLLRPVPDRVRNLEIATLYLAAAPQARIGGDFYAAADTPHGLRLILGDVRGKGLRAVGAAAAILGCFHEAAYEAADLPRLAHCLDTTFTRYDHAFPAEDTSERFATAVIVEFPPDGTHVSVLSCGHPPPLLVRDGATRAVEPASPSPPVNLAGLIGSEYHVERIPFTRGDLLLLYTDGVTETRDADGAFFPLAAWTAHTTAASPSALLQNLHQDLVRHSDGNLDDDIACLAVLDAPAATIPGPA; this comes from the coding sequence ATGGGTGATCTGAGCAGATATCAAGCGGTATGGCTCGACGTGAGACGTCGCGATCCCGTGCTGCTGTCCCCCCTCGCGCTGACCGCGGTGATCGGTTTCCTGACCGTCCTCACCCCGCATGACGTCCCCTTCAGCCGGCTGCTTCCGGCGGCGCCCGCGCTGGCCGCGTCGGTCTGGTCGGTCCGGGCGACCCTCGCGCTGGGCCTGATCTGCCTGCTTCCCGTCATCGGGTACGCCCTGGTCCTCTCCGACATGACGACCCTGTACACGGCGGGCGCGATCGGCGCCGTCACGCTGGCCGCCGTCTACGCCAGCCATCTGCGGCTGCAGCGCGAACACACCCTGGCGCAGGTCCGCGCGGTGGCCGACGCCACCCAGGAGGTCCTGCTCCGGCCGGTTCCCGACCGGGTCAGGAACCTGGAGATCGCGACCCTCTATCTCGCCGCGGCACCCCAGGCCCGTATCGGAGGAGACTTCTACGCCGCCGCGGACACCCCCCACGGCCTGCGGCTCATCCTCGGAGACGTGCGCGGCAAGGGCCTGCGCGCGGTGGGCGCCGCGGCCGCCATCCTCGGCTGCTTCCACGAGGCCGCCTACGAAGCCGCCGACCTGCCGCGGCTGGCACACTGCCTGGACACCACGTTCACCCGGTACGACCACGCCTTCCCCGCCGAGGACACCTCGGAGCGCTTCGCCACCGCCGTCATCGTCGAGTTCCCCCCGGACGGCACCCACGTCTCTGTTCTCAGCTGCGGGCACCCGCCGCCGCTGCTCGTCCGCGACGGCGCCACCCGCGCCGTCGAACCCGCGAGCCCCTCACCGCCGGTCAATCTCGCCGGACTCATCGGCTCCGAGTACCACGTCGAACGGATCCCCTTCACCCGCGGCGACCTGCTCCTGCTCTACACCGACGGGGTCACCGAGACCCGTGACGCGGACGGCGCCTTCTTCCCCCTCGCCGCATGGACCGCGCACACCACGGCCGCCTCCCCCTCGGCGCTTCTCCAGAACCTTCACCAGGACCTGGTACGGCACAGCGACGGCAACCTCGACGACGACATCGCCTGCCTGGCCGTGCTCGACGCCCCCGCCGCCACGATCCCGGGTCCGGCGTGA
- a CDS encoding MFS transporter encodes MRGGTRLPRAVRLLVVARAVNRLGAFSLSFLTVLITTRFGASATVAGGVSAAFGVATIPSRLVGGRLADRIGRRRTIVLGLTGCAVAQSGLATAGGLVTAVCWAVLLGLVFEIYEPPSQAVIADVVAPDEQVRAYGLLNAALAAAGMGAGLLAAAVGRWDLRWLFAVDALTCLLCALTVRLLLPADGRVASAAAARTPSASPWRDRALLRMLAAGTLFAVVYLQIMITLPLALDHEGLRPADAGLLFTVSALTVAAGQPLMRWRRLRTLSAPVAFVAGHLLLAVGLAGYAAADGLAVHVASTVVWSAGDLLLVGRAQSVVASLAPPGGTGRYLAVYGTSWGIAGVAAPLTGTQLLEHAGTVGLWSATALACLVLAALQPALLRATGLPRAHREPRSPAVGFPDGTAH; translated from the coding sequence ATGCGGGGAGGGACGCGGTTGCCGCGCGCGGTACGGCTGTTGGTCGTGGCGCGGGCCGTGAACCGGCTGGGAGCGTTCTCCCTGTCCTTTCTCACCGTGCTCATCACCACGAGGTTCGGGGCGAGTGCCACCGTCGCGGGGGGCGTGAGCGCCGCCTTCGGTGTCGCCACCATCCCCTCCCGGCTGGTGGGCGGCCGGCTGGCCGACCGGATCGGCCGGCGCCGCACGATCGTGCTGGGCCTGACCGGCTGCGCGGTGGCGCAGTCGGGGCTCGCCACGGCCGGCGGCCTGGTGACGGCGGTCTGCTGGGCCGTGCTGCTGGGCCTCGTCTTCGAGATCTACGAACCACCGAGCCAGGCGGTGATCGCCGATGTCGTTGCTCCGGACGAGCAGGTCCGCGCGTACGGTCTGCTGAACGCGGCACTGGCCGCGGCAGGCATGGGCGCGGGGCTGCTGGCGGCCGCCGTGGGCCGCTGGGACCTGCGGTGGCTGTTCGCCGTCGACGCCCTCACCTGCCTGCTCTGCGCCCTCACCGTGCGCCTGCTCCTCCCCGCGGACGGCCGGGTCGCGTCGGCGGCCGCGGCCCGGACCCCCTCCGCCTCCCCGTGGCGTGATCGGGCGCTGCTCCGCATGCTCGCGGCCGGGACGCTGTTCGCCGTGGTCTATCTCCAGATCATGATCACGCTCCCGCTCGCCCTGGACCACGAGGGGTTGCGCCCCGCCGACGCCGGTCTGCTGTTCACCGTCTCCGCGCTCACCGTCGCCGCGGGGCAGCCGCTGATGCGGTGGAGGCGGCTGCGCACCCTCTCCGCGCCGGTCGCCTTCGTGGCCGGTCACCTGCTCCTGGCCGTGGGCCTGGCCGGCTACGCGGCCGCCGACGGCCTGGCCGTCCACGTGGCCTCGACGGTGGTGTGGAGCGCGGGTGACCTGCTCCTCGTCGGCCGGGCCCAGTCGGTGGTGGCGAGCCTCGCGCCACCCGGCGGAACGGGCCGCTATCTGGCGGTCTACGGGACCAGTTGGGGCATCGCGGGGGTCGCGGCCCCCCTGACGGGAACCCAACTGCTGGAACACGCGGGGACGGTGGGCCTGTGGAGCGCGACGGCACTCGCGTGTCTGGTGCTCGCGGCCCTGCAACCCGCCCTTCTCCGGGCCACCGGTCTCCCTCGCGCCCACCGTGAACCACGTTCCCCGGCTGTCGGGTTCCCGGACGGAACCGCCCACTGA